Proteins encoded in a region of the Eschrichtius robustus isolate mEscRob2 chromosome 16, mEscRob2.pri, whole genome shotgun sequence genome:
- the ZNF768 gene encoding zinc finger protein 768, whose translation MEREASPWGLEPRDVQSPDEMGSPEGSLKGNMSENEEEEISQQEGTGDYEVEEIPFGLEPQSPGFGPQSPEFEPQSPRFEPESPGFESRSPGFVPPSPEFAPRSPESDSQSPEFEPQSPRYEPQSPGYEPKSPGYEPRSPGYEPRSPGYEPRSPGYESQSSRYESQSPGYEPQNPGFEPQNPEFKTQSPEFEAQSSKFQEGAEILLNPEEKNPLSIPLGVHPLDSFTQGFGEQPTGGLPLGPPFEMPTGALLATPQFEMLQNPLGLTGTLRGPGRRGGRARGGQGPRPNICGICGKSFGRGSTLIQHQRIHTGEKPYKCEVCSKAFSQSSDLIKHQRTHTGERPYKCPRCGKAFADSSYLLRHQRTHSGQKPYKCPHCGKAFGDSSYLLRHQRTHSHERPYSCPECGKCYSQNSSLRSHQRVHTGQRPFSCGICGKSFSQRSALIPHARSHAREKPFKCPECGKRFGQSSVLAIHARTHLPGRTYSCPDCGKTFNRSSTLIQHQRSHTGERPYRCAVCGKGFCRSSTLLQHHRVHSGERPYKCDDCGKAFSQSSDLIRHQRTHAAGRR comes from the exons ATGGAACGGGAGGCGTCGCCGTGGGGCCTCGAGCCCCGGGATGTGCAAAGTCCTGACGAAATGGGGAGCCCCGAAGGGTCCCtcaaag GCAACATGAGtgagaatgaggaagaggaaatttCTCAGCAAGAAGGCACTGGGGACTATGAGGTGGAAGAGATACCTTTTGGGCTTGAACCCCAGAGCCCTGGGTTTGGGCCACAAAGCCCAGAGTTTGAACCCCAAAGCCCCAGGTTTGAGCCTGAGAGTCCAGGTTTTGAGTCCCGAAGCCCTGGTTTTGTGCCCCCAAGCCCTGAGTTTGCACCCAGAAGCCCTGAATCAGATTCTCAGAGCCCTGAGTTTGAACCCCAAAGCCCTAGGTATGAGCCCCAAAGCCCTGGGTATGAACCCAAGAGCCCTGGATATGAACCCCGGAGCCCTGGGTATGAACCCCGGAGCCCTGGGTATGAACCCCGGAGCCCTGGATATGAATCTCAGAGCTCCAGGTATGAATCCCAGAGCCCGGGGTATGAACCGCAGAACCCTGGATTTGAACCCCAGAATCCTGAGTTCAAAACCCAGAGCCCTGAATTTGAAGCTCAAAGTTCCAAATTCCAGGAAGGTGCAGAGATTCTTCTGAATCCTGAGGAAAAGAATCCCTTGAGCATCCCCTTGGGAGTCCACCCCTTGGACTCTTTCACCCAGGGGTTTGGGGAGCAGCCCACTGGGGGCCTGCCCCTAGGGCCCCCTTTTGAGATGCCCACAGGGGCCCTGCTGGCTACACCCCAGTTTGAGATGCTCCAGAATCCCCTGGGCCTGACGGGGACCCTTCGTGGTCCAGGCCGACGGGGTGGCCGGGCCAGGGGTGGGCAGGGCCCGAGGCCTAACATCTGCGGCATCTGTGGGAAGAGTTTTGGGCGGGGCTCCACCCTGATCCAGCACCAGCGCATCCACACAGGTGAAAAACCCTATAAATGTGAGGTCTGTAGCAAGGCCTTCTCCCAGAGCTCTGACCTCATCAAACACCAGCGCACGCACACGGGCGAGCGGCCCTACAAGTGTCCCCGTTGCGGCAAGGCCTTCGCTGACAGCTCTTACCTGCTTCGCCACCAGCGCACGCACTCTGGTCAGAAGCCCTACAAGTGCCCGCACTGCGGCAAGGCCTTCGGCGACAGCTCCTACCTCCTGCGGCACCAGCGCACCCACAGCCATGAGCGGCCCTACAGCTGCCCCGAGTGTGGCAAGTGCTACAGCCAGAACTCATCCCTGCGTAGTCACCAGAGGGTGCACACCGGGCAGAGGCCCTTCAGCTGTGGCATCTGTGGCAAGAGCTTCTCCCAGCGCTCGGCACTTATCCCCCACGCCCGCAGCCATGCCCGCGAGAAGCCCTTCAAGTGCCCTGAGTGCGGCAAGCGCTTTGGCCAGAGCTCGGTGCTGGCCATCCACGCCCGTACCCACCTGCCGGGTCGCACCTACAGCTGCCCCGACTGCGGCAAGACCTTCAATCGCTCCTCCACGCTGATTCAGCACCAGCGCTCCCACACGGGCGAGCGGCCCTACAGGTGTGCCGTGTGTGGCAAGGGCTTCTGCCGCTCCTCCACGCTGCTGCAGCATCACCGGGTCCACAGCGGGGAGCGGCCCTACAAGTGCGATGACTGTGGAAAGGCCTTCTCTCAGAGCTCCGACCTCATCCGCCACCAGCGGACCCATGCAGCCGGCCGGCGCTGA